One genomic window of Solanum dulcamara chromosome 12, daSolDulc1.2, whole genome shotgun sequence includes the following:
- the LOC129877700 gene encoding probable protein S-acyltransferase 16 isoform X2 gives MKATRGCRFSFHVIVVAAAIAYIYFTTVFVFIDQWLGLWSSPGMLNAVLFSVVALFCIFSYALAIYTDPGRVPSSFVPDVEDPENTVQEIKRKGGDLRYCQKCSLYKPPRAHHCRVCNRCVLRMDHHCVWMNNCVGHANYKIFFIFVLYAAIACIYSLVLLVGSITIDSPKDDQQSEGSYRTVYIISGLLLVPLCLALSVFMGWHVHLILQNKTTIEVSELCGWLKREVMYIHIHMILVHMII, from the exons ATGAAAGCGACACGTGGCTGCAGATTCTCCTTCCACGTCATCGTCGTCGCCGCGGCAATTGCATACATTTACTTTACCACTGTATTTGTGTTCATTGATCAGTGGTTGGGACTTTGGTCGTCTCCCGGTATGCTTAATGCCGTCCTGTTTTCCGTCGTTGCTCTTTTCTGCATTTTCAGTTACGCACTTGCCATCTACACTGATCCGGGTCGGGTTCCTAGCTCCTTCGTACCCGATGTGGAAGACCCGGAGAATACAGTTCAAGAGATCAAGCGAAAG GGTGGGGATTTGAGATACTGCCAGAAGTGTTCCCTTTATAAGCCTCCACGTGCCCATCATTGTCGTGTATGTAATAGATGTGTACTGCGAATG GATCATCATTGCGTGTGGATGAATAATTGTGTGGGCCATGCAAACTACaagatcttcttcatcttcgtTTTATACGCCGCTATTGCTTGCATATATTCCCTG GTTCTGCTTGTTGGTAGCATAACTATTGATTCTCCAAAGGACGACCAGCAAAGTGAAGGTTCTTACAGAACTGTATAT ATTATTTCAGGGCTTCTACTGGTCCCACTATGTTTGGCGCTTAGTGTTTTTATGGGTTGGCATGTGCATCTGATTTTGCAAAACAAGACAACCATTGAG GTGTCAGAGCTATGTGGCTGGCTGAAAAGGGAGGTCATGTATATTCACATCCATATGATCTTGGTGCATATGATAATTTGA
- the LOC129877700 gene encoding probable protein S-acyltransferase 16 isoform X1 — protein MKATRGCRFSFHVIVVAAAIAYIYFTTVFVFIDQWLGLWSSPGMLNAVLFSVVALFCIFSYALAIYTDPGRVPSSFVPDVEDPENTVQEIKRKGGDLRYCQKCSLYKPPRAHHCRVCNRCVLRMDHHCVWMNNCVGHANYKIFFIFVLYAAIACIYSLVLLVGSITIDSPKDDQQSEGSYRTVYIISGLLLVPLCLALSVFMGWHVHLILQNKTTIEYQEGVRAMWLAEKGGHVYSHPYDLGAYDNLISVLGPSVFCWLCPTTRHIGSGVRYRTPFEGSSTSR, from the exons ATGAAAGCGACACGTGGCTGCAGATTCTCCTTCCACGTCATCGTCGTCGCCGCGGCAATTGCATACATTTACTTTACCACTGTATTTGTGTTCATTGATCAGTGGTTGGGACTTTGGTCGTCTCCCGGTATGCTTAATGCCGTCCTGTTTTCCGTCGTTGCTCTTTTCTGCATTTTCAGTTACGCACTTGCCATCTACACTGATCCGGGTCGGGTTCCTAGCTCCTTCGTACCCGATGTGGAAGACCCGGAGAATACAGTTCAAGAGATCAAGCGAAAG GGTGGGGATTTGAGATACTGCCAGAAGTGTTCCCTTTATAAGCCTCCACGTGCCCATCATTGTCGTGTATGTAATAGATGTGTACTGCGAATG GATCATCATTGCGTGTGGATGAATAATTGTGTGGGCCATGCAAACTACaagatcttcttcatcttcgtTTTATACGCCGCTATTGCTTGCATATATTCCCTG GTTCTGCTTGTTGGTAGCATAACTATTGATTCTCCAAAGGACGACCAGCAAAGTGAAGGTTCTTACAGAACTGTATAT ATTATTTCAGGGCTTCTACTGGTCCCACTATGTTTGGCGCTTAGTGTTTTTATGGGTTGGCATGTGCATCTGATTTTGCAAAACAAGACAACCATTGAG TATCAAGAAGGTGTCAGAGCTATGTGGCTGGCTGAAAAGGGAGGTCATGTATATTCACATCCATATGATCTTGGTGCATATGATAATTTGATATCA GTTCTAGGCCCAAGTGTATTTTGCTGGTTGTGCCCCACAACTAGACATATAGGTTCTGGCGTTCGCTATAGGACACCATTTGAAGGCTCCTCGACATCAAGATGA